In Bacillus cereus ATCC 14579, a single window of DNA contains:
- a CDS encoding PhoH family protein gives MDKIYVLDTNVLLQDPLSIFSFETNEVVIPAVVLEEVDSKKRYMDEVGRNARYVSKLIDKFREIGKLHESIPLENGGTFRIELNHRSFVQLQDIFVEKTNDNRILAVAKNLSLEEQEKEDGKSVILVSKDVLVRVKADAIGLKAEDYLSDRVIEVENIYSGFLEGYISKEQLDYFYEKGELPLSEIANHPFYPNQFVVMKDALGGSSSALGIVDHLGKKVKKLIFHNEQVWGIRPRNVQQIMGLELLLREDIPLVTLTGKAGTGKTLLALASGLMQTEDLGLYKKLLVARPIVPVGKDIGYLPGEKEEKLRPWMQPIFDNLEYLFNTKKPGELDAILAGMGSIEVEALTYIRGRSIPDQFIIIDEAQNLTKHEVKTILTRVGEKSKIVLMGDPQQIDHPYLDEYNNGLTYVVEKFKEQRISGHVKFVKGERSNLAQLAADLL, from the coding sequence TTGGATAAAATTTATGTGTTAGATACGAATGTACTTTTGCAGGATCCTTTATCTATTTTTTCATTTGAAACCAATGAAGTAGTGATTCCAGCAGTTGTATTAGAAGAGGTTGATTCGAAAAAACGTTATATGGATGAAGTAGGAAGAAACGCTCGTTATGTATCTAAGTTAATAGATAAATTTCGTGAAATAGGAAAGCTGCATGAAAGTATCCCGCTAGAAAACGGCGGAACATTTCGTATTGAATTGAACCATCGTTCATTTGTGCAACTACAAGATATTTTTGTAGAAAAAACAAATGATAATCGAATTTTAGCTGTAGCAAAAAATCTATCTTTAGAAGAACAGGAAAAAGAGGACGGGAAGTCTGTTATTTTAGTAAGTAAAGATGTACTCGTAAGGGTAAAAGCTGATGCAATTGGTTTGAAGGCTGAAGATTATTTAAGTGATCGCGTAATTGAAGTAGAAAATATATATTCTGGTTTTTTAGAAGGATATATATCAAAAGAACAATTGGATTATTTTTATGAGAAAGGTGAATTGCCTCTATCTGAAATTGCGAATCATCCTTTTTACCCAAATCAATTTGTAGTAATGAAAGATGCATTAGGGGGCTCTAGTTCTGCGCTTGGCATTGTGGATCACTTAGGGAAGAAGGTAAAGAAACTTATTTTTCACAATGAACAAGTGTGGGGGATACGACCACGAAACGTGCAGCAAATTATGGGATTAGAATTGTTGCTTCGTGAAGATATTCCGCTTGTAACGTTAACGGGGAAAGCCGGCACAGGAAAAACGTTACTTGCGTTAGCTTCGGGACTTATGCAAACAGAAGACTTAGGGTTATATAAAAAATTACTTGTGGCAAGACCAATTGTTCCAGTCGGAAAAGATATCGGTTATTTACCAGGAGAAAAAGAAGAAAAATTAAGACCATGGATGCAGCCAATTTTTGATAACCTAGAGTATTTATTTAATACGAAAAAGCCAGGAGAGTTAGATGCTATTTTAGCTGGAATGGGTTCGATTGAAGTAGAAGCCCTTACTTATATACGCGGGAGAAGTATTCCAGATCAGTTCATTATCATTGACGAAGCACAAAATTTAACAAAGCATGAAGTGAAGACGATATTAACTAGGGTAGGGGAAAAGAGTAAGATTGTATTGATGGGAGATCCTCAGCAAATTGATCACCCATATTTAGATGAATATAATAATGGCTTAACGTATGTTGTAGAGAAGTTTAAAGAACAGCGTATTAGTGGTCATGTGAAGTTTGTTAAAGGGGAGCGATCTAATTTAGCTCAACTAGCAGCAGATTTATTGTAA
- a CDS encoding pyridoxamine 5'-phosphate oxidase family protein, which translates to MANVVEPTLTEDLVQTLRKECIVMIATTDFEKQVPNVSAISWVYAVSETSIRFAVDQRSRIVENIRHNTGVVLTIMANESVFSISGAGEILTDRMEGISLKLTVIEVKVQEVRDVMFYGAKLAIEPTYEKTYDLRAAKKLDNEVLVGIREL; encoded by the coding sequence ATGGCGAATGTAGTAGAGCCTACCTTAACAGAGGATTTAGTACAAACGTTGCGTAAAGAGTGTATTGTTATGATAGCAACGACAGATTTCGAAAAACAAGTTCCTAACGTAAGTGCTATTTCTTGGGTGTATGCAGTGAGTGAAACTAGTATTCGATTTGCAGTAGATCAACGTTCACGTATTGTGGAAAATATACGTCATAATACAGGTGTGGTATTGACTATAATGGCGAATGAATCCGTATTTTCTATAAGTGGTGCAGGTGAAATTTTGACAGATAGAATGGAAGGTATTTCTCTAAAATTAACTGTAATAGAAGTAAAGGTGCAAGAAGTGCGTGATGTTATGTTTTATGGAGCGAAACTTGCAATTGAACCAACATATGAAAAAACATATGATCTTCGGGCAGCGAAAAAGCTGGATAACGAAGTGTTAGTAGGGATAAGAGAATTATAA
- a CDS encoding YlaN family protein, whose protein sequence is MASETVANHQEKALALLQADAEKILRLIKVQMDHLTMPQCPLYEEVLDTQMFGLSREVDFAVRLGLIAEEQGKAMLGELERELSALHEAFTNKQQ, encoded by the coding sequence TTGGCGTCTGAGACAGTAGCAAATCATCAGGAAAAGGCACTAGCCCTTCTACAAGCGGATGCAGAGAAGATTTTAAGACTTATTAAGGTGCAAATGGACCATCTTACAATGCCGCAATGTCCATTATATGAAGAAGTGTTAGACACACAAATGTTTGGACTATCCCGCGAGGTCGATTTTGCAGTTCGCCTTGGTCTTATTGCAGAAGAACAAGGGAAAGCAATGTTAGGTGAGCTCGAACGTGAGTTATCTGCACTTCATGAAGCATTTACAAACAAACAACAATAA
- the typA gene encoding translational GTPase TypA has product MLKKRQDLRNIAIIAHVDHGKTTLVDQLLRQAGTFRANEHVEERAMDSNDLERERGITILAKNTAIHYEDKRINILDTPGHADFGGEVERIMKMVDGVLLVVDAYEGCMPQTRFVLKKALEQNLTPIVVVNKIDRDFARPDEVVDEVIDLFIELGANEDQLEFPVVFASAMNGTASLDSNPANQEENMKSLFDTIIEHIPAPIDNSEEPLQFQVALLDYNDYVGRIGVGRVFRGTMKVGQQVALMKVDGSVKQFRVTKLFGYMGLKRQEIEEAKAGDLVAVSGMEDINVGETVCPVEHQDALPLLRIDEPTLQMTFLVNNSPFAGREGKYITSRKIEERLRSQLETDVSLRVDNTDSPDAWIVSGRGELHLSILIENMRREGYELQVSKPEVIIKEVDGVRCEPVERVQIDVPEEYTGSIMESMGARKGEMLDMVNNGNGQVRLTFMVPARGLIGYTTEFLTLTRGYGILNHTFDCYQPVHAGQVGGRRQGVLVSLETGKASQYGIMQVEDRGVIFVEPGTEVYAGMIVGEHTRENDLTVNVVKMKQQTNIRSATKDQTSTMKKPRLMTLEESLEYLNDDEFCEVTPESIRLRKKILDKSERERAAKKKKSVEA; this is encoded by the coding sequence ATGTTGAAAAAACGACAAGATTTACGTAATATAGCAATTATTGCCCACGTTGACCATGGTAAAACAACACTTGTTGACCAGTTATTACGTCAAGCGGGGACTTTCCGTGCGAACGAACACGTTGAAGAACGCGCAATGGATTCAAATGATCTAGAAAGAGAACGCGGTATTACAATTTTAGCGAAAAATACAGCGATTCACTATGAAGATAAAAGAATTAACATTTTAGATACACCTGGTCACGCTGACTTCGGTGGAGAAGTAGAACGTATCATGAAAATGGTTGATGGTGTTTTACTTGTTGTTGATGCATATGAAGGTTGTATGCCACAAACACGATTTGTTTTAAAGAAAGCTCTTGAGCAAAACTTAACTCCAATCGTAGTTGTAAACAAAATTGACCGTGACTTCGCTCGTCCAGATGAAGTAGTTGATGAAGTAATCGACTTATTCATTGAGCTTGGTGCAAACGAAGATCAATTAGAGTTCCCAGTTGTATTTGCATCAGCAATGAACGGAACAGCAAGCTTAGATTCAAATCCAGCAAATCAAGAAGAGAATATGAAATCATTATTCGATACAATTATCGAACATATTCCAGCACCAATTGATAACAGCGAAGAGCCACTTCAATTCCAAGTAGCACTTCTTGATTACAACGACTACGTTGGACGTATTGGAGTTGGTCGCGTATTCCGCGGTACAATGAAGGTTGGACAACAAGTTGCTTTAATGAAAGTAGACGGAAGCGTGAAGCAATTCCGCGTAACGAAATTATTCGGTTACATGGGATTAAAACGTCAAGAAATTGAAGAAGCAAAAGCAGGGGACTTAGTAGCCGTTTCTGGTATGGAAGACATTAACGTAGGTGAAACAGTATGTCCAGTTGAACATCAAGATGCGTTACCATTATTACGTATTGATGAGCCAACACTACAAATGACGTTCCTTGTAAATAACAGCCCATTTGCAGGTCGTGAAGGTAAATACATTACATCTCGTAAAATTGAAGAGCGTCTTCGTTCACAATTAGAAACAGATGTAAGTTTACGTGTAGATAATACAGATTCTCCTGATGCGTGGATCGTATCTGGACGTGGGGAACTACATTTATCTATCTTAATTGAAAACATGCGTCGTGAAGGTTATGAATTACAAGTATCTAAGCCAGAAGTAATCATTAAAGAAGTTGATGGCGTAAGATGTGAGCCTGTAGAGCGCGTACAAATCGATGTACCTGAAGAATACACTGGTTCTATTATGGAATCTATGGGTGCACGTAAAGGTGAAATGTTAGATATGGTGAATAACGGAAACGGTCAAGTTCGTCTTACTTTCATGGTTCCAGCACGTGGTTTAATTGGTTACACAACAGAATTCTTAACATTAACTCGTGGTTACGGTATTTTAAACCATACATTCGATTGCTACCAACCAGTACACGCTGGACAAGTTGGTGGACGTCGCCAAGGTGTTCTAGTTTCACTTGAAACAGGAAAAGCATCACAATACGGTATTATGCAAGTTGAAGACCGTGGTGTAATCTTCGTTGAACCAGGTACAGAAGTATATGCTGGTATGATTGTCGGAGAACACACTCGTGAGAACGACTTAACAGTTAACGTTGTGAAAATGAAACAACAAACTAACATTCGTTCTGCGACGAAAGATCAAACTTCAACAATGAAGAAACCACGCCTAATGACTTTAGAAGAATCATTAGAGTACTTAAACGATGACGAGTTCTGTGAAGTAACTCCAGAATCAATTCGTCTACGTAAAAAGATTCTTGATAAGAGTGAGCGCGAAAGAGCTGCTAAGAAAAAGAAATCTGTTGAAGCGTAA
- a CDS encoding YlaI family protein has protein sequence MRVKCMICDKKDMLDDENPMAKKLRNRPIHTYMCMECSERIAERTMERHASGNFRLYRDKKIEDDW, from the coding sequence ATGAGAGTCAAATGTATGATTTGTGATAAAAAAGATATGTTAGATGATGAAAATCCTATGGCAAAAAAACTGCGTAATCGCCCTATTCATACATATATGTGCATGGAATGTTCGGAACGAATTGCAGAGCGTACAATGGAACGTCATGCAAGTGGTAATTTCCGATTATATCGTGATAAAAAAATCGAAGATGATTGGTAA
- a CDS encoding FtsW/RodA/SpoVE family cell cycle protein, producing MKKVWKSMDYSLLLPLVILCVLGVIMVYSSSSIVAISRHNWPANYFFKKQLITLAIGTVLLVIVASLPYKFWRKRIILSAMGLGSIALLAAALIFGKEINGAKGWILGIQPAEFVKLSIIIILARFFARRQETNTPVFKGSGLTLGFVGMAMFLILKQNDLGTDLLIAGTVGIMFLCSGVRINLWIKRIVLTSIVWIPALYFLANYKLSGYQKARFSVFLDPFNDPQNDGFQLVNSFIGIASGGLNGRGLGNSVQKYGYLPEPQTDFIMAIISEELGFIGVAIILICLLLIIIRSFRIAQKCNDPFGSLIAIGIASLIGVQTFVNVGGMSGLIPLTGVPLPFISYGGSSLIANLLAMGILLNIASHVKRQEKQQNGLMKEKEQNGPHLVVVK from the coding sequence ATGAAAAAAGTATGGAAATCAATGGATTATTCATTATTACTTCCTCTTGTTATCTTATGTGTGCTGGGAGTAATAATGGTATATAGTTCTAGTTCCATTGTTGCGATTTCGAGGCATAACTGGCCGGCAAATTACTTTTTTAAAAAACAATTAATAACTTTAGCTATTGGAACGGTATTGTTAGTAATTGTAGCTTCGTTACCTTATAAGTTTTGGAGGAAACGAATAATTTTATCCGCGATGGGGCTAGGGAGTATTGCTTTACTAGCAGCAGCCTTGATTTTTGGTAAGGAAATAAATGGTGCAAAAGGTTGGATATTAGGTATACAGCCTGCTGAATTTGTTAAACTATCGATTATTATTATATTAGCTCGCTTTTTTGCAAGGAGACAAGAAACAAATACACCTGTTTTTAAAGGGTCGGGACTTACACTTGGATTTGTTGGAATGGCAATGTTTTTAATTTTAAAGCAAAATGATTTAGGTACCGATTTGTTAATTGCAGGAACAGTAGGGATTATGTTTCTTTGTTCAGGAGTAAGGATTAATTTATGGATTAAACGAATTGTTTTAACTTCTATAGTATGGATTCCAGCTCTATATTTTTTGGCTAATTATAAATTAAGTGGATATCAAAAGGCACGTTTTTCAGTTTTTCTTGATCCATTCAATGATCCTCAGAATGATGGATTCCAATTAGTAAATTCTTTTATTGGAATTGCTTCAGGAGGGCTAAATGGTCGAGGATTAGGAAATAGTGTGCAAAAATATGGATATTTACCAGAACCGCAAACAGATTTTATTATGGCTATTATATCTGAAGAATTAGGTTTTATTGGTGTAGCTATTATTTTAATTTGCTTGCTACTTATTATTATTCGTTCATTCAGGATTGCTCAAAAATGTAACGATCCTTTTGGAAGTTTAATTGCAATCGGAATTGCAAGTTTAATAGGAGTACAAACTTTTGTTAATGTTGGTGGTATGTCTGGATTAATACCGCTTACGGGAGTGCCTTTACCATTTATTAGTTATGGTGGAAGTTCCTTAATAGCTAATCTACTTGCGATGGGGATACTACTCAATATTGCTAGTCACGTGAAACGACAAGAGAAACAACAGAATGGATTAATGAAAGAAAAAGAACAAAATGGACCACATCTTGTAGTTGTAAAATAA
- a CDS encoding YlaH-like family protein, translated as MLERMSFFAKLCKVDENPELGMWLLYGTIIILSALVYNLGFARKLSVLKNIVIYISLAIGCTVLTFFAVFLPVGEGLVVAAIVLGIYRLRLRQAKQQKAG; from the coding sequence GTGTTAGAAAGGATGTCTTTTTTTGCAAAATTGTGTAAGGTAGATGAAAATCCAGAGTTAGGAATGTGGTTACTTTATGGGACGATTATTATATTAAGTGCTCTCGTTTATAATTTAGGGTTTGCTAGAAAGTTGTCTGTACTAAAAAATATTGTGATATACATATCATTAGCAATTGGATGCACAGTATTAACCTTTTTTGCTGTGTTTTTACCTGTTGGAGAAGGACTTGTTGTAGCGGCAATTGTACTTGGAATTTATAGACTGCGTTTGCGTCAAGCGAAACAACAAAAAGCAGGATAA